A part of Misgurnus anguillicaudatus chromosome 6, ASM2758022v2, whole genome shotgun sequence genomic DNA contains:
- the LOC141364233 gene encoding uncharacterized protein produces MPHITLAPDTRRRTRQPASEHRSRCSFTDRVQANRDAIAQNENGKTPLVIVTCTVCHMYSLASSVSTEGFTCVKCIEVVRLTEKVAELEAHIRTLVEDSKTANANVSVSNTVSGAPTATRSTHSSVPATDLTRPTNWVTVRRRSHIRCPSKSPLVVSNRFDILNNTPAETSVKGALVIGDSILKNVNIEAPATIVDCIPGARSSDIRSKLKVLANAKRKFSKIVIHAGENDTRLRQSEITKDTIKEVCEIAKTMSDNVICSGPLPAYRGDETYSRLVSLHHWMSKWCPQHNVGFIDNWKHFRGRPDLLKRDGLHPSSEGNAILSRNLTNTLNSNTV; encoded by the coding sequence atgcctcacatcaccctggctcctGACACCCGAAGACGTACGAGGCAGCCAGCGAGCGAGCACCGgtctcgatgcagcttcacggaccgcgttcaGGCGAacagagacgccatcgcccaaaatgaaaacggtaagactccgcttgtcattgtaacctgcactgtttgccacatgtacagtttagcttcttccgtcagcacagaggggtttacatgtgttaagtgtattgaagtagtaaggctgacggagaaggttgcagaactagaagcgcacatccgaacgctcgttgaggacagtaagaccgctaatgctaatgttagtgtttcaaacactgtttcgggtgcgcctacggCAACGCGTagtacacatagctcggttccggCAACTGATTTAACacggccgactaactgggtgactgtcaggcggcgtaGTCATATTCGATGCCCATCGAAGTCCCCCCTAGTAgtttctaacagattcgacaTTCTAaacaatacaccggctgagacatctgttaaaggtgcccttgtTATTGGAGACTCGATACTTAAGAAcgtgaacattgaggcaccagccaccatagttgactgtataccgggagccagatcgtctgacattagatccaaacttaaagtactggctaatgctaagcgtaagttttctaaaattgttattcatgccggcgaaaatgacaccagactccgccagtcagagatcaccaaagatactattaaagaggtgtgtgaaattgcaaaaacaatgtcagataatgtaatttgctctggtcccctccccgcctaccggggtgatgaaacttatagcagattagtgtctcttcaccactggatgtcaaaatggtgccctcagcataacgtagggtttatagataattggaaacacttcagggggagacctgacctcctaaagagagatggccttcatccgtcatcggaaggaaatgctatactctctagaaatctgaccaatactcTAAATTCTAATACAGTTTGA